A genomic window from Diospyros lotus cultivar Yz01 chromosome 2, ASM1463336v1, whole genome shotgun sequence includes:
- the LOC127794570 gene encoding protein MEI2-like 2 isoform X2 produces MQQSLEDTSFGNPKFHSNASKEARSGAWRILSGFDVCHASMNIDNIDHGCQSIDDISSSLKKFEPDMEGNDLLEDVQNHAIGSLLPDDEDELLAGITDGFDISGLPNQVDDLEEYDLFGSGGGMEIEFDSQENLSMGLSKISLSDGAGANGVAHYGFPNGGGTVAGEHPYGEHPSRTLFVRNINSNVEDSELRTLFEQYGDIRTLYTACKHRGFVMISYYDIRAARTAMRALQNKPLRRRKLDIHFSIPKDNPSDKDINQGTLVVFNLDPSVSNDDLRQIFGAYGEVKEIRETPHKRHHKFIEFYDVRAAEAALKSLNRSDIAGKRIKLEPSRPGGARRNLLLHMNQELEQDESWSFRHQMGSSITNSPPGSWTQFSSPIEHSPLQTLGNSPALRSLSPTVGNNLPGLASILHPLASNSARGSPIGNGRVGNAEDKFTNTSINHGAVFQQSHSFPEPKLNQYSGAMSSFGASASNGSGVETLSGPQFLWGSPKPYPEQTNSSAWQTPSMGHPYKSNRQINGFSYTGHHGSLIGSSHLHTHHHVGSAPSGVPFERNFGFYQGSPETSFMRSVGFGAIGLGHNEASLLANAGGHVARNAGAAVTGNTSENGSTGFRMISSPRLSPVFLGNGHYPGVPSMAMEVFERGWNRRVENDGNLIDSKKQFQLDLEKIKTGEDTRTTLMIKNIPNKYTSKMLLAAIDENHRGNYDFLYLPIDFKVILP; encoded by the exons ATGCAGCAGTCATTGGAGGATACCTCTTTCg GCAACCCAAAGTTTCATTCAAATGCTTCCAAGGAGGCGAGAAGTGGAGCATGGAGAATCTTGTCTGGATTTGATGTTTGTCATGCCTCAA TGAACATAGACAATATAGATCATGGCTGTCAATCAATTGATGATATCTCATCTAGCTTGAAGAAATTTGAACCAGATATGGAAGGTAATGACCTGCTTGAAGATGTTCAAAATCATGCAATTGGAAGCTTGCTTCCTGATGACGAGGATGAGCTTTTAGCTGGGATAACGGATGGTTTTGATATAAGTGGGTTACCTAATCAAGTTGATGACTTAGAAGAGTATGATCTTTTTGGCAGTGGAGGGGGTATGGAAATAGAATTTGATTCACAGGAGAACTTAAGTATGGGACTGTCTAAGATAAGTTTATCTGATGGTGCTGGTGCAAATGGTGTTGCTCACTATGGCTTTCCCAATGGTGGTGGAACTGTGGCTGGAGAACATCCTTATGGGGAGCATCCATCCAGAACCTTATTTGTTCGAAATATTAATAGTAACGTTGAGGACTCAGAGTTGAGAACTCTTTTTGAG CAATATGGCGATATCAGAACTCTGTACACTGCATGTAAACATAGGGGCTTTGTGATGATATCTTATTATGATATCCGTGCTGCTCGAACTGCTATGAGGGCATTGCAAAACAAGCCACTAAGGCGGAGGAAACTGGACATTCACTTCTCAATTCCAaag GATAACCCATCAGATAAGGACATTAATCAAGGAACTTTGGTAGTTTTCAATTTGGACCCGTCAGTTTCAAATGATGACCTTCGTCAAATTTTTGGGGCTTATGGTGAGGTTAAAGAG ATTAGGGAAACACCACACAAGAGGCACCATAAGTTTATTGAGTTTTATGATGTTAGAGCAGCAGAAGCAGCACTGAAGTCCTTAAATAGGAGTGACATAGCGGGTAAACGCATAAAGCTTGAACCTAGTCGCCCTGGGGGAGCGCGTAGAAA CCTATTATTGCACATGAACCAAGAGCTTGAACAAGATGAATCATGGAGTTTTCGACATCAGATGGGTTCCTCAATAACCAACTCCCCTCCAG GTAGCTGGACACAATTTAGTAGCCCTATAGAACACAGTCCTCTGCAAACACTGGGCAATTCCCCTGCTTTGAGGTCTTTAAGCCCTACAGTTGGCAACAATTTACCTGGATTAGCTTCAATTTTACATCCTCTAGCATCAAACTCTGCAAGGGGTTCACCTATTGGCAATGGAAGAGTTGGCAATGCAGAGGATAAGTTCACAAATACAAGTATTAACCATGGAGCTGTTTTCCAACAGTCTCATTCATTTCCTGAGCCCAAGCTGAATCAATATTCTGGGGCCATGTCCTCTTTTGGTGCTTCAGCTTCAAACGGATCTGGTGTAGAAACACTGTCTGGGCCACAATTTCTTTGGGGAAGTCCCAAGCCCTACCCAGAACAAACTAATTCTTCTGCCTGGCAAACACCATCAATGGGCCATCCATATAAATCCAACAGACAGATCAATGGATTCTCGTACACCGGTCACCATGGTTCTTTGATTGGTTCATCTCACCTTCATACCCACCATCATGTTGGATCTGCTCCATCTGGTGTTCCTTTTGAAAGGAACTTTGGTTTTTACCAGGGATCTCCAGAAACATCATTCATGAGGTCAGTTGGTTTTGGAGCCATAGGTTTAGGCCACAATGAAGCAAGTCTTTTGGCAAATGCGGGTGGCCATGTTGCTAGGAATGCTGGTGCTGCTGTTACCGGGAACACATCAGAAAATGGTTCTACTGGTTTCAGAATGATATCTTCACCAAGGCTTAGTCCTGTATTCTTAGGCAATGGTCATTATCCAGGAGTGCCATCCATGGCCATGGAGGTTTTTGAGCGTGGCTGGAACCGACGCGTTGAGAATGATGGGAACCTGATAGATAGCAAGAAGCAGTTTCAGCTTGATTTGGAAAAGATTAAAACTGGGGAAGATACTCGGACAACTTTAATGATTAAAAACATCCCCAATAA GTACACCTCAAAGATGCTACTAGCTGCTATTGATGAAAATCACAGAGgcaattatgattttctttatcttcctaTCGATTTTAAGGTAATTTTGCCATAG
- the LOC127794570 gene encoding protein MEI2-like 2 isoform X1 has protein sequence MQQSLEDTSFGNPKFHSNASKEARSGAWRILSGFDVCHASSDSTLFSTSLPVLPHEKLNIDNIDHGCQSIDDISSSLKKFEPDMEGNDLLEDVQNHAIGSLLPDDEDELLAGITDGFDISGLPNQVDDLEEYDLFGSGGGMEIEFDSQENLSMGLSKISLSDGAGANGVAHYGFPNGGGTVAGEHPYGEHPSRTLFVRNINSNVEDSELRTLFEQYGDIRTLYTACKHRGFVMISYYDIRAARTAMRALQNKPLRRRKLDIHFSIPKDNPSDKDINQGTLVVFNLDPSVSNDDLRQIFGAYGEVKEIRETPHKRHHKFIEFYDVRAAEAALKSLNRSDIAGKRIKLEPSRPGGARRNLLLHMNQELEQDESWSFRHQMGSSITNSPPGSWTQFSSPIEHSPLQTLGNSPALRSLSPTVGNNLPGLASILHPLASNSARGSPIGNGRVGNAEDKFTNTSINHGAVFQQSHSFPEPKLNQYSGAMSSFGASASNGSGVETLSGPQFLWGSPKPYPEQTNSSAWQTPSMGHPYKSNRQINGFSYTGHHGSLIGSSHLHTHHHVGSAPSGVPFERNFGFYQGSPETSFMRSVGFGAIGLGHNEASLLANAGGHVARNAGAAVTGNTSENGSTGFRMISSPRLSPVFLGNGHYPGVPSMAMEVFERGWNRRVENDGNLIDSKKQFQLDLEKIKTGEDTRTTLMIKNIPNKYTSKMLLAAIDENHRGNYDFLYLPIDFKVILP, from the exons ATGCAGCAGTCATTGGAGGATACCTCTTTCg GCAACCCAAAGTTTCATTCAAATGCTTCCAAGGAGGCGAGAAGTGGAGCATGGAGAATCTTGTCTGGATTTGATGTTTGTCATGCCTCAAGTGATTCTACTCTTTTCTCCACTTCATTACCAGTTCTTCCCCATGAAAAAT TGAACATAGACAATATAGATCATGGCTGTCAATCAATTGATGATATCTCATCTAGCTTGAAGAAATTTGAACCAGATATGGAAGGTAATGACCTGCTTGAAGATGTTCAAAATCATGCAATTGGAAGCTTGCTTCCTGATGACGAGGATGAGCTTTTAGCTGGGATAACGGATGGTTTTGATATAAGTGGGTTACCTAATCAAGTTGATGACTTAGAAGAGTATGATCTTTTTGGCAGTGGAGGGGGTATGGAAATAGAATTTGATTCACAGGAGAACTTAAGTATGGGACTGTCTAAGATAAGTTTATCTGATGGTGCTGGTGCAAATGGTGTTGCTCACTATGGCTTTCCCAATGGTGGTGGAACTGTGGCTGGAGAACATCCTTATGGGGAGCATCCATCCAGAACCTTATTTGTTCGAAATATTAATAGTAACGTTGAGGACTCAGAGTTGAGAACTCTTTTTGAG CAATATGGCGATATCAGAACTCTGTACACTGCATGTAAACATAGGGGCTTTGTGATGATATCTTATTATGATATCCGTGCTGCTCGAACTGCTATGAGGGCATTGCAAAACAAGCCACTAAGGCGGAGGAAACTGGACATTCACTTCTCAATTCCAaag GATAACCCATCAGATAAGGACATTAATCAAGGAACTTTGGTAGTTTTCAATTTGGACCCGTCAGTTTCAAATGATGACCTTCGTCAAATTTTTGGGGCTTATGGTGAGGTTAAAGAG ATTAGGGAAACACCACACAAGAGGCACCATAAGTTTATTGAGTTTTATGATGTTAGAGCAGCAGAAGCAGCACTGAAGTCCTTAAATAGGAGTGACATAGCGGGTAAACGCATAAAGCTTGAACCTAGTCGCCCTGGGGGAGCGCGTAGAAA CCTATTATTGCACATGAACCAAGAGCTTGAACAAGATGAATCATGGAGTTTTCGACATCAGATGGGTTCCTCAATAACCAACTCCCCTCCAG GTAGCTGGACACAATTTAGTAGCCCTATAGAACACAGTCCTCTGCAAACACTGGGCAATTCCCCTGCTTTGAGGTCTTTAAGCCCTACAGTTGGCAACAATTTACCTGGATTAGCTTCAATTTTACATCCTCTAGCATCAAACTCTGCAAGGGGTTCACCTATTGGCAATGGAAGAGTTGGCAATGCAGAGGATAAGTTCACAAATACAAGTATTAACCATGGAGCTGTTTTCCAACAGTCTCATTCATTTCCTGAGCCCAAGCTGAATCAATATTCTGGGGCCATGTCCTCTTTTGGTGCTTCAGCTTCAAACGGATCTGGTGTAGAAACACTGTCTGGGCCACAATTTCTTTGGGGAAGTCCCAAGCCCTACCCAGAACAAACTAATTCTTCTGCCTGGCAAACACCATCAATGGGCCATCCATATAAATCCAACAGACAGATCAATGGATTCTCGTACACCGGTCACCATGGTTCTTTGATTGGTTCATCTCACCTTCATACCCACCATCATGTTGGATCTGCTCCATCTGGTGTTCCTTTTGAAAGGAACTTTGGTTTTTACCAGGGATCTCCAGAAACATCATTCATGAGGTCAGTTGGTTTTGGAGCCATAGGTTTAGGCCACAATGAAGCAAGTCTTTTGGCAAATGCGGGTGGCCATGTTGCTAGGAATGCTGGTGCTGCTGTTACCGGGAACACATCAGAAAATGGTTCTACTGGTTTCAGAATGATATCTTCACCAAGGCTTAGTCCTGTATTCTTAGGCAATGGTCATTATCCAGGAGTGCCATCCATGGCCATGGAGGTTTTTGAGCGTGGCTGGAACCGACGCGTTGAGAATGATGGGAACCTGATAGATAGCAAGAAGCAGTTTCAGCTTGATTTGGAAAAGATTAAAACTGGGGAAGATACTCGGACAACTTTAATGATTAAAAACATCCCCAATAA GTACACCTCAAAGATGCTACTAGCTGCTATTGATGAAAATCACAGAGgcaattatgattttctttatcttcctaTCGATTTTAAGGTAATTTTGCCATAG
- the LOC127795960 gene encoding uncharacterized protein LOC127795960, which produces MRRRHREIMEQVKESDKEDHMHIPIEGHSSTSDNGFDSHSPQTPHPSIVNSMPSSSPPLEVGGLSTSTIVPQNCRMIQPMDSSFDNIDCKRDITRIIKSNFEKPYTSWKKTDPAVRDVWFSEFKKKWSWEPEKEYQIRKNFEKTASDRMIDLLFNVRKDLTKRPSWMSPQVFEALKEYWNTSQFKTKSEKAKKNRVSKAGGIMHTCGSISMSEHKRRLTMKLGRPVTQAELFLATHKRKDNSGFGGKRLEEIYADFQTQQQEVSSQASTSGPLKDSDGEQPLQPPSSSSMDQILQVIKEAVREAASPINQRLSALEDKLLNRSSLLPRQNHSDH; this is translated from the exons ATGCGACGTCGTCATCGAGAAATAATGGAGCAAGTCAAAGAGAGTGATAAAGAAGACCACATGCATATACCCATTG AGGGGCATTCATCTACGTCCGACAATGGATTTGATTCCCATAGCCCCCAAACACCCCACCCTAGCATTGTCAATTCCATGCCTTCTTCGTCACCTCCACTTGAAGTTGGAGGATTATCCACGTCCACTATTGTCCCTCAAAATTGTCGAATGATACAACCGATGGATTCTTC GTTTGATAACATTGACTGCAAACGAGACATTACTAGAATAATCAAATCTAACTTTGAGAAGCCGTACACTAGCTGGAAAAAGACAGACCCTGCTGTGAGAGATGTGTGGTTTAGCGAGTTTAAG AAGAAGTGGTCTTGGGAGCCTGAAAAAGAatatcaaataagaaaaaacttTGAGAAAACGGCGTCAGATCGTATGATTGACCTTCTATTTAATGTGAGAAAAGACTTAACGAAACGACCAAGTTGGATGTCTCCTCAAGTATTCGAAGCATTAAAGGAATATTGGAATACCTCACAATTTAAGACCAAATCTGAAAAGGCCAAGAAAAATAGGGTCTCAAAAGCTGGAGGCATTATGCACACATGTGGCTCCATATCTATGTCCGAGCACAAGAGGAGATTg ACTATGAAACTTGGTCGCCCAGTCACACAAGCTGAGTTATTCCTTGCCACTCacaaaagaaaggataattcaGGATTCGGTGGTAAGAGGCTTGAGGAAATTTATG CTGACTTTCAAACGCAACAACAGGAGGTATCGTCACAAGCATCAACAAGTGGCCCATTAAAAGATAGTGATGGTGAGCAGCCCTTGCAACCACCTTCGTCATCGTCCATGGATCAAATTCTACAAGTTATAAAGGAGGCAGTTAGAGAAGCTGCAAGTCCCATAAACCAGCGTTTGTCGGCCTTGGAAGATAAACTCTTAAATCGTTCTTCATTATTGCCGCGCCAGAATCATTCTGATCATTAG